A region of Pseudorasbora parva isolate DD20220531a chromosome 14, ASM2467924v1, whole genome shotgun sequence DNA encodes the following proteins:
- the LOC137039694 gene encoding zinc finger protein with KRAB and SCAN domains 7-like: MGPQDDPEAFIDLFQKAAEACGWPRAQWPVRLIPLLTGEAQAAAQQLPVANLLDYEDLKRAIIQRVGRTPEQHRQRFRSLEWGETGRPFAMAQQLRDACRKWLLAGGSDVDHIVDLVVLEQFIARLPKKTAEWVQCHRPTSLTTAINLAEDHLVACPGVGEPRLTSPSLSPPSVSPSRPVPLPRSRPPGPPRIPPRGRGGMGPGQYGSSRAPPRGAGLLGSGGDNGSGSTPPPRSYSNPLPAGAAGRPGLACWRCGDPDHFVDRCPMMDIGTMIRVPDVQRTTPDQAGEYQVP, from the exons atggggccacaagacgatcccgaggccttcatcgATCTGTTCCAGAAAgcagcggaggcctgcgggtggccccgggcacagtggccggtgcgcctcattccACTGCTCaccggagaagcccaggcggccgcccaacaactgccggtggcgaacctcctggattatgaagatctgaagagggccatcatccagcgggtcggtcggacccccgaacagcaccgtcagcggttccgctcgctggagtggggggagaccggccggcccttcgcgatggcccaacagctccgggacgcatgccgcaaatggctattggccggtggaagcgacgtggaccacatcgtcgatctggtggtactggagcagttcatcgctcggctacctaagaagaccgccgagtgggtccagtgccaccggcccacgtcgctgacgacggccatcaacctggcggaggaccatctggtggcgtgcccgggggtcggcgagccccgactaacctctccctctctctctcccccctctgtctctccttctcgccctgtccctctccctaggtcccgccctccagggccccctcgcattccccccagaggccggggtggaatgggcccagggcagtacgggagttcgagggccccgcccaggggggcggggctgctggggtcgggcggggataacggttccggttccaccccccctccacgctcatattccaacccactccccgcaggggcggcgggcaggcctgggctggcctgctggcggtgcggcgacccggaccattttgtggaccgatgtccaatgatggacatcgggacaatgatccgggtcccggacgtccagcggaccacccctgatcaagcaggagagtaccaagttcct taa